The genomic segment CGATCTTGCGCTGACCGGGCTCGAGGAACGATCCGAGCTCGACCTCGATCAGACGGTCGTCGGGGATCAGCCTGGCGCCGCGGTCGACCCCGCGAAGCCGTGCCTCCCACCAGTCGAGACCCTGGCGCCGGGTCCGTGGGTAGATCAGCAGCCGCTTCTGCGAGACGCGCGAGGCCGAGGCGTCGCGCCCGTCGCGGACGGCGTGGATGAAGCGCGCCTCGGGGAACAGCTTCAGCATCGTCTCGGCCTGGAGGATCGTGTCGCAGCTCTGCTCGATGATCCCGCTCATCCGCTCGTCGCGCTGGGGCTCGAGCCACAGCAGGTCGAAGAACAGGTTGCGGCAGGCCGCGATCGGATCGGCGTCGTAGGCGGACTCGAAGCGATCGACGGCCGGATCGAAGACCTCGCGCGGTACGTAGCGGTGCAGGCCGCGCATCTTGTCGGTGCGAAACCCCTTCCACCAGTAGCCGCGGAGGCGCTCGACGAACTGCTGCTTCGAGACCTCGCCGGCGAGCAGGCCGGGGTAGCCGTCGGCGTCGGCGTGGAAGCGGCACTCGATCGGGACGAGGCCGTAGTTGACGTTCTTCGACAGCAGCCGGGCGAGGATGTGGGTCCCCGAGCGCCCCGTCCCGCCGACGAAGACGACCGGCGCGGGGTCGGGCGCGCGGCCCTCGCCGCGTCCGCGGTTCTCGGGATCCTCGATCACCCGGGTGCCCGGTTCTGCGACCGGACCTGATTCGGCATTCTCGTGCGCCACGAAGCGCGAAGGATAGGCGCGAGCTCCTACCCTGAGGACCGCGATGGAGGACGCGCCCGACCAGCTCCCCGAGCCGATCTTCGTCGGTGGCGTCGGTCGCAGTGGCACCCACGTGATGGCGAAGCTCCTCGACCAGCACCCGCGCTTCCATCGCGTGCGCACCGAGGCGCGCCTCCACTCCTCCCCGCACGGGCTCGCCGATCTCGATGCGGGACGGACGACGCTCGAGGAGTTCGGCGAGCGGATGCGCGGTCACTGGTGGCTGCGCGGCGCCAACGCGCGCCAGGGACTCAGCCGGATCGTCGAGCGCGAGACGTTCGACGCCGCGATGGAGACGTTCGAGTCCGGCTTCGAGGCCGACCCGCGCGGCGCGGCCAGGACGCTCATCGACTCGCTGCTCTCACCCGGGGCCGAGGCGGCCGGTAAGCCGGTCTGGGTCGAGATCACGGGCCACAACGTCGAGGCCGCCTCCTACCTGCTCGAGCTCTATCCGCGGGCGCGGTTCATCAACATGGTCCGCGACGGTCGCGCGGTCGTCGCGGCGACGCTCAAGAAGCCCGACCTCACCGACGAGCCGAAGCGCGCGCTGAAGCGCTGGGAGCACATGATCCGCGCCGCCGACGGTTCGTTTCGCGCCCTACCCCCCGGCGTGATGCTGAACGTCGCGCTCGACGACCTGACCGCCCACGACCGCGAGCGCACGCTCGACTCGGTCATCCGGCACTGCGAGATCGCCGATCCCGAGCCGATCCGCGAGTGGTTCGCCCGTGAGGTCTCGGCCGAGCGCGCGCATGTCGGCGGCTGGCGCGAGCGGATGGCCCCGGCGGATGTGCGCTGGGTCGATCGCCGCTATCGCCGGCTCGTCGGGCGGATGCATCGCGACGGCATAACCTGGGCGCCCGAACCGCGATGAGCAGCACCGAATCACAGCCCGGGGCGAGCGTCGACGCCGACACGGCGCCGTACCCGCATCCGATCTTCGTCGGCGGCTCGGCGCGCGCCGGAACGCACGCGATGGGCCGGCTGATCGCCGCCGATCCGCGCTACCACCTGGTCGACGTCGAGGCGCGCTTCCACTGCGCGACCGGCGGGCTCACCGACCTGCTCGAGGGCAAGGGCTCGGTCGAGGACTTCCTGCGGCGCTGCCGTCAGCAGTGGTACCGGCGCGGACTCCAGAACCACGTCGGCCTCCAGAAGGTGATCGGCGAGGACGAATTCGAGGCGGCTCTGGCGCCGTTTCCCGCCGATTTCGAGGCTGACCCGTGGGCGGCGTGCCGCAAGCTGACCCACGCGCTGCTCGACCCCGGTGCCGAGCGCGAGGGCAAGCCGGCCTGGGCCGAGGTCTCGGGCTCGAACATCCGCTCCGCGCCGACGCTTCTGCGGCTGTTCCCGAACGCGCGCTTCGTCCACATGGTCCGCGACGGTCGCGCCGTGACCGCGGCGATCCTTCGAAAGCGCGACATGACCGACGACGTCGAGCGCGCCTTCGGCCACTGGGAGACGCGCGTCAAGCGCTCCGACGAGGCGCTGCGGACGCTGCCCGAAGGCCACGCGCTGACCGTCTTCCTCGACGACCTCACAGCGCACGATCGCGACAACACCTTCAACCGGCTCGCGAGCTTCCTCGAGCTCGACGACCCCGAGCCGATGCGGACCTACTTCGACGCGAAGATCTCCTCCGAGCGAGCCCACGTCGGCAAGTGGCGCGAGCGGATCTCGCCCGCCGATGCGCGCTGGGTCGACCGCCGCTACCGGCGCCTGGTGCGCGAGCTGCGCCGCGACGGGGTCGACTGGGTGCCCGAGCCCGAGCCGCAGGACAGCGCGGTCGAGCGGATCGCGGAGCGCGCCGGCGAACCGGTCGCGAAGCTGGCCGAGAAGGCGCGCGAGCTGCGAAGCCGATGAGCGGGGCGGACGGCTTCCCGCGGCCGATCTTCGTCGGCGGCGTCGGGCGCTCCGGCACCCACGTCATGGGCCGGATGCTGAACGAGCATCCGCGCTACCACTGGATCCCGACCGAGGTCCGCTTCCACGCCTCGAAGGGCGGGCTGCCCGATCTGTGCCGCGGCGAGACGACGCTCGAGCGTTTCCTGTCGGAGATGCGCGGGCGCTGGTTCATCCGCGGCGCCAACGCGCGCAACGGCCTCCAACGGGTCACCGACCGCGAGGGTCTCGAGGCGGCGCTCGAGGAGTTCGAGGCGGGCTTCGAGGCCGACCGCGAGGGCGCGAGCGGACGCCTGATCCGGCGGCTGCTCGACCCGCCCGCCGAGGCGGCCGGCAAACCCGGCTGGGTCGAGATCACGGGCCAGACGATCGAGGAGGCGCCGTTCCTGCTGCGGCTGTTCCCCGAGGCCAAGTTCATCAACATGGTCCGCGACGGCCGCGCCGTCGTCGCGGGGATGCTGAAGAAGGTCGACCTGACCGACGACCCGGCGGTCGCGCTCG from the Thermoleophilia bacterium SCSIO 60948 genome contains:
- a CDS encoding sulfotransferase, which gives rise to MAHENAESGPVAEPGTRVIEDPENRGRGEGRAPDPAPVVFVGGTGRSGTHILARLLSKNVNYGLVPIECRFHADADGYPGLLAGEVSKQQFVERLRGYWWKGFRTDKMRGLHRYVPREVFDPAVDRFESAYDADPIAACRNLFFDLLWLEPQRDERMSGIIEQSCDTILQAETMLKLFPEARFIHAVRDGRDASASRVSQKRLLIYPRTRRQGLDWWEARLRGVDRGARLIPDDRLIEVELGSFLEPGQRKIELRRLLNFAGVSQGRRTKHFVRRRMSSGSANEERWRRGLSERKQAQIDARYREILDSLEADGVSSAPLLREALERSDERRAARARGEDPDAAEQDPDYEGELDGEDETVEEREREVGE
- a CDS encoding sulfotransferase gives rise to the protein MEDAPDQLPEPIFVGGVGRSGTHVMAKLLDQHPRFHRVRTEARLHSSPHGLADLDAGRTTLEEFGERMRGHWWLRGANARQGLSRIVERETFDAAMETFESGFEADPRGAARTLIDSLLSPGAEAAGKPVWVEITGHNVEAASYLLELYPRARFINMVRDGRAVVAATLKKPDLTDEPKRALKRWEHMIRAADGSFRALPPGVMLNVALDDLTAHDRERTLDSVIRHCEIADPEPIREWFAREVSAERAHVGGWRERMAPADVRWVDRRYRRLVGRMHRDGITWAPEPR
- a CDS encoding sulfotransferase, coding for MSSTESQPGASVDADTAPYPHPIFVGGSARAGTHAMGRLIAADPRYHLVDVEARFHCATGGLTDLLEGKGSVEDFLRRCRQQWYRRGLQNHVGLQKVIGEDEFEAALAPFPADFEADPWAACRKLTHALLDPGAEREGKPAWAEVSGSNIRSAPTLLRLFPNARFVHMVRDGRAVTAAILRKRDMTDDVERAFGHWETRVKRSDEALRTLPEGHALTVFLDDLTAHDRDNTFNRLASFLELDDPEPMRTYFDAKISSERAHVGKWRERISPADARWVDRRYRRLVRELRRDGVDWVPEPEPQDSAVERIAERAGEPVAKLAEKARELRSR
- a CDS encoding sulfotransferase; translated protein: MSGADGFPRPIFVGGVGRSGTHVMGRMLNEHPRYHWIPTEVRFHASKGGLPDLCRGETTLERFLSEMRGRWFIRGANARNGLQRVTDREGLEAALEEFEAGFEADREGASGRLIRRLLDPPAEAAGKPGWVEITGQTIEEAPFLLRLFPEAKFINMVRDGRAVVAGMLKKVDLTDDPAVALEKWTGMVEAADRAIDAVGADRVLTVPLDDLTAHDRDATLERVIAFTELDDPSPVRAYFEREISAERAHVGGWRERMAPADVRWVDRRYKRVIRQLHRDGVDWAPAPR